The Bubalus kerabau isolate K-KA32 ecotype Philippines breed swamp buffalo chromosome 21, PCC_UOA_SB_1v2, whole genome shotgun sequence DNA segment TTTTAGCTTATACTACCTCCTGGGGTAATAATATTTTATGGGTTTCATAAAGAAGTACTTTCTGTCTGTCTAAATATACTTCTTTCAACTTTCCATGGTCCTGATATCCAAGCATCTGATTAAAAAGTGTGGGTTtgtcatatctattttttttcataattttaaaggtGAGCttaagctttttttccccctcaaaaatGATTACAAAAAAGTATTAtacaagtataattttaaaatgattataataaGTATACATGCTCATTGTAAAAGTttaaacaaagcagaaaaatataaataagaatatcccaaatctctctctctgGTCAGTGAATTTTCTATACATATAGTTATGGTAATGGTGCaggtatatttgtgtgtgtgtttgtatataattTTGCATAAATGCAATCAAACTATTtggtatgacttttttttttttccaactgaatATAGTATGTATCAATAATGTAGACATTTTCCTACAGCAGTAAATATCAGTGCATCATTCCTTTGGGCATAGAGGATGCTTAGTCTTCTACTCCTATATGGATGACATTTTCCCTGGTAATTTTCGTGTTCTTAAGTGAAAGGGAACtcaggcatttttcttttttcatttggtaGCTTCCTCTTACCTTTGATAATtgtggttgccattccttctcccactgaaatcaagtttcttaaaaaatgaaatgtttgtcttccatgaaactgtgATAACTGTGGAAAGTTACTTTTTCTTACCTAACGTGTCTCACTTGCTTTGAGTTCACTGATTGTTTGGTATTCAGCTTTGGCTGTGCTTTGCAGTAAATAGGGAGAGGCCCGGAAAGTCTGACTTGGCAGTTTTGAGGTCAGTGTGAGACCAGGACTCAACAACTGATGTAGTTCTTTTGTCTGCTGATTCTTTAGGTCCCACttgggagggtggggggctgtTGGCAGCCCAGACAGcagaaagggggaaatgaaagggTTCCAGAagtaaaaaaacagcaaaaacaaagactaaacaccaAGACAACAAAAAGGAGCATGTTGGGGAAACTTTTAGTGTGCCTCCTGGAGATTCTCAAGGTTCAAGATCAGCCCCTACCTGGTCCATTGTTCTCTGGCTTGATGTATTAACACTGAGAAGACTCGCTTGGAGCACACTGTTACCTGGATGTCACAGGACAGATCCCATCACAATAAACTAAATAGGCGGGCCATGAGCTCGGACTGGAAGCAGCTGttgtattaaaaatatgttaattgTGATTGTTACTTTCAAAAGGCTTTGTGGTGCATCTCTGAAAAATGTTGATGTGGCATCCTGCCACGTACCAGGAGTAAATTCagtttgttgttctgtcactcagtcgtgtctgacttttttgcgacccccatggactgcagcccagagggtgtttcagtccatgggattctccaggcaagaataccagagtgggttgccatgccctcccccaggggatattcccgacctaggaatcgaacctgcatctcctgttttggcaggcagattttttacctctgagccaccaggaaaacccatacAGTTTACCGTTGGCTAAATCAAGTTACAGCCTAAGTCAACATGCACTGGAAGAGCTGCTCTAGTAGTTCAGCCCGAAAGGAAGGGATGGACCACGTGCCCTTACATAACACTATGGGGGGTTTACCCTCGGATATGCGCTCCAGCATCTGTTGCCTCCTCCTCCTTGGTCCTTCACCTCACTCCCTTTCTCCCTacctccttctccctcctccctgtcctcccctcctTCATCCCCCTTgctttttcctccttctccttctgtctcatCCAGGCAAGCAGGCTCTGGCTTGGTTAGTTAGTCTTTGGCCAGTGTGGAGTCCTTAAAAGGCAGTTTTGGTTTCAGGCACTGGTCCAGTCTGTTGGAGCCAAAGGAACTTTTGTTAGCATGCTGGGAGTACATACTTGCTGTTCTGAGAGGGAGCAGCAGGGGGCAGTGTAACTGCCAGATACTTTCGCACTTGAGGCCTAGCTGATTACTGAAGTGAATCATTTTGgtacacattttccttttctcttttttccagtgagaggacttccctggtggctcagatggtaaagcatctgtctacaatgtgagggacctgggttcgatccctgggttgggaagattccctggagaaggaaatggcaacccactccagtactcttgccttgaaaatcccatggacagaggagcttggtgcagtctactatccatggggtcccaaagagtcgggcacgactgagccacttcacttcacttctttccttttctcattttttcagtAAGAGGATGTATAGGAAAATACTCTTAAAACTGTAACAGTTTAATTTGAAGATGTTTTATGAAAAAAGTTGTATCTTATTAAAACCTTCCAGTGAAATAATACTTGTCTTTCTTGCTTCTGGAATCATGTAGAAAAATACATTCATGTTTCAAGCAGCTTTGTGTgggttttatttctgaaaaattcaaaaatttgttTCTCTGCTTCAATCAAAAGGGAGAATTACCAAGATCTTCATCACGCATCTTCATGGAGACCATTTCTTTGGCCTTCCTGGCCTCCTCTGCACAATCAGCCTGCAGAGTGGGTCCATGGTCACCAAACAGCCCATCGAAATCTATGGCCCTGTGGGGCTTCGGGACTTTATCTGGCGAACCATGGAGCTCTCTCACACGGAGCTGGTCTTCCCTTATGTGGTCCATGAGCTGGTGCCTACAGCGGATCAGTGTCCTACAGAAGAACTGCAAGAATCTGTGCGGGTGGATAAAACAGACAACCCCCCCAAAGAGGGAGAAGGACGAACTATCCTGTTAGACTCAGAAGAAAACTCGTACCTCCTGGTTGATGACGAACAGTTTGTTGTGAAAGCGTTTCGCCTCTTTCATCGAATACCCTCCTTTGGGTTTTCAGTCGTGGAGAAGAAACGCCCAGGTAAACTCAACGCACAGAAACTGAAAGATCTGGgtgagtgtttgtttgttttctcctttctcctcagtTGAGTTGTTGTGAGCTGAAACAGTTAGAAGTGTCATAGAAACCTTCCTTTCTTGCTTCCCAGGCCTAACACTTAAACATTTTCTCCACTTACTTCCTTTTCCCGAAGTTTGTTTATTAAGGGAAATCTGTAGGGCCAGAAGATGCTATTCAGAGCAAAAATGAAGTATATATTTGAAGTCTCTCTTCAGCTCTCTAGAGGCACATTCTTGATCTGCCTTGTCTTCAGCTTTTCCTATCTTGGTTGGTGGGGTGATGGTGGATGTCTCAGGTCTGggcttttattttctcatgtcATCTTTTTGAAGTATGTTTGAGTGGCATCTTTGGTCAGATACTTTTCACCATAGTTCTCAACCATGCAACTGCAACCAGCTGCTTTCTgagttttccttctttattgaCTTGGCCTAGTCAGTCAACTTTGATTAGGTTATTAGTAATTTGGTGTTTGGAACACTGCCTcaaccagttttatttatttatttattttttgactgcgccaggtcttagttgtagcacgtgAGGTCTAGTTTCCTGGGGaacgaacccaggcctcctgcattgggagcatggtgtcttagccactgaaccaccgaGAACGTCCCTCAACCAGCCTTATGTACCTGGGTTCATCACACTTGGAAGCAAGCATTCAAAGATTGGCCTGGGGCCCAGCCAAGGCCTCGTGCCTTCTCCGTGCTAGGCCATCACACTCCCGGTCCTTCAGCACCTCTCCCAGAGCGCCAGGCGCATCAGCCCGCTAGTGTCACCGCCTTCCTTGCCATGCCGACGACAGGAGCTGTGAAAAGCATGGCAGTGCTTTTTCATGTGTTCTTTATCTTTATTTACAcaatctcttctttcttccccaaCTAAAACAAAGCACTAAGTAATGAGGAAAACTGCCTTAGaccaaagatatttttaatatctacAAACCTGTGAAAATACCAGTGTGTTGGGAAACTGTAAACATGATCCATGTTGGAATTAGTGAACATACGCTGTTTGCATGTATTGCCCAGAGTGATCATCAGGTGTTATTCTCGATTAATATGAGATTTAAGCCCAGTTCGGTAAGCATGGAACTGCCTCTGTTTAAAACGAAGATTGATTATGTGTAACTACCTGAAATTCTCCTTgatgttgtgatccaaacagtcccCTCTAACAATTTTTTTATTACGTTAATCAGTTTGTTGGTAACTTGTCATTAAAATTTTACCTGAAGATGAGCTTATTAAATGCAGCACACAAAAACTTATTCCCATGCACAGCAGAGGATCCCAGCTGTTACCTTGACTATAATAAGGTTTTAGGGGGACTTAAGAGCTTAAACTTATCTGAAATGTGTGCTTGGAAATGTTTTCAGTACTTGGACATTGCTAATATCAATAGCCaacaatgaacttttaaaaaatgtataaatatccCAGTTTCCcacaagtaataaaatatttataacaattACGAAAAGAATTGGATGCCTTTTCCATTTGCTATTTGCAGTGCTGTTGAAACAGATACTCTTTAACAAGTCATAAATTCCATTCCCGTGATGTTTTGGTATCTGCCTCCATCTTTTAGGTGTTCCACCAGGTCCTGCCTATGGGAAGCTGAAAAACGGAATTTCTGTTGTTCTGGAAAATGGAGTTACAATTTCTCCCCAAGATGTCTTAAAGAAGCCTATTGTTGgaagaaaaatctgtattttgGGTGACTGTTCTGGGGTTGTGGATGATGCAGGAGTAAAGCTGTGCTTTGAAGCAGACCTGTTGATCCATGAAGCGACCCTGGATGACACCCAGATGGACAAAGCAAAGGAGCATGGCCACAGCACGCCACAGATGGCGGCAACATTCGCAAAGCTGTGCCAAGCAAAGAGGCTGGTTCTGACTCACTTCAGTCAGAGGTACAAACCAGTTGCCTTGGCCAGAGAAGGAGAAGCAGATGGGATTGTAGAACTTAAAAAGCAAGCTGAATCAGTGTTAGACCTCCAAGAAGTGACTCTCGCAGAAGATTTCATGGTGATCAGCATTCCGATCAAGAAGTGAAACCAGTATTCCTGAATGCATTCTGATGTGTCTGTAAATATGTTATTGAACCAACAGTCAcatttggtttttttgttgtggtggtggtggtggtcattgtCATTTTGGTCTAAAATTATTTGAGTCCTCATAATCCTGAAAAGGATGGAGCTGCATTGCTGAACTAACTCAGCATTGAGAGGGAGCAAGCTTTTTGATaataaatcactttaaaaagaatgaaaccagcaTCCTTCTTAAAGTCCACATTTGACAAAATGATAGGCTATTCAGGTATACATGCTTTGTGGCTGCTGCTTCAGAGATTAGTCAATGCACCATGCAATCCTGGGCTTAGCTTCTATCTAGCTTTATTgctgttgttggcaaagtatgcaGGACTCGGCCTTCCTGGCTAAAAATGGTATTTTGGCAGTTTGTGTTGAATCTGTTCATGTtattaataaaagagaaatgtaATGAGATATTGGATATGCAGAATTGAAGCTGGCACGTTAAATCTTGAATTCTTTGCtagaagactgaaggcagggtcAGGATAGGTATTTAGCCttcagttaatattttattaaactttGCAGTTTGCTCTAAACCCAGAGTTCTCGGAGGTGATACTGCTCCCTTAGATGGAAGTTTGAAGTTGTGGGATGTTTCTTGTCAAAACTAGAAGGGGTTACTACCAGCAGTTAGTCAGTACAGGGCAGGGTGCTGGATCGTAGGGAATTCTGGTCAGTCCTAAACAATGAAGAATTATCTCATCCCACAATGCATATGGCAGGTCTGCTGAAATACACATCAGGTTAAAACTTACACTCCTACTGTGAACATACTTTATAAAAATTCAATGACATAGGAGTTCAGGTGTTTTGGGGGCATGAACCACCAGTCTCCTTGCATggtcctgcaataaacctttctctgctcaaaaagaaaaaaaagaaatagtgatGTAATGAGTTGAACTACGAGGTAAGTCAAATTCTGCAACAAATCCTAAAAAGCTAGCTAAGTGAATGAATATATTGGAATGTCACATCAAACATTATTTGTCAGAAAtgagctgggagctggagcttgTGAATCTGGAGGTTAAAAAAATGACTGTCTGTCCAACTTGGGTTTAATTTATGTGTTCTGATAAATAATTCTTTGAGCACCATTTTAGTAAAATGTTCTTTCTAGAATAGCTTTTCCTGCTGAGTTGCCTTCCACATCCCTTCTGTCTGTCATGGGGTATCTCGGACTCATTTGCCCACAGTATTTCTCAAAATGTATTACATGGAAAGGTAGTCTCAAGTACTGATTCAGTCAAAAAGGTTCCCTAATCAAACTGGTTTGGGGACTGCTGTATAC contains these protein-coding regions:
- the ELAC1 gene encoding zinc phosphodiesterase ELAC protein 1 isoform X2 gives rise to the protein MRRITKIFITHLHGDHFFGLPGLLCTISLQSGSMVTKQPIEIYGPVGLRDFIWRTMELSHTELVFPYVVHELVPTADQCPTEELQESVRVDKTDNPPKEGEGRTILLDSEENSYLLVDDEQFVVKAFRLFHRIPSFGFSVVEKKRPGKLNAQKLKDLGVPPGPAYGKLKNGISVVLENGVTISPQDVLKKPIVGRKICILGDCSGVVDDAGVKLCFEADLLIHEATLDDTQMDKAKEHGHSTPQMAATFAKLCQAKRLVLTHFSQRYKPVALAREGEADGIVELKKQAESVLDLQEVTLAEDFMVISIPIKK
- the ELAC1 gene encoding zinc phosphodiesterase ELAC protein 1 isoform X1, with the translated sequence MSMDVTFLGTGAAYPSPTRGASALVLRCEGECWLFDCGEGTQTQLMKSQLKAGRITKIFITHLHGDHFFGLPGLLCTISLQSGSMVTKQPIEIYGPVGLRDFIWRTMELSHTELVFPYVVHELVPTADQCPTEELQESVRVDKTDNPPKEGEGRTILLDSEENSYLLVDDEQFVVKAFRLFHRIPSFGFSVVEKKRPGKLNAQKLKDLGVPPGPAYGKLKNGISVVLENGVTISPQDVLKKPIVGRKICILGDCSGVVDDAGVKLCFEADLLIHEATLDDTQMDKAKEHGHSTPQMAATFAKLCQAKRLVLTHFSQRYKPVALAREGEADGIVELKKQAESVLDLQEVTLAEDFMVISIPIKK